DNA from Agarilytica rhodophyticola:
TTATCAAAATCTTTGTCTTTTAAGAAAAGCTGTACCTTTAAGAAGTTTAGAGAGGTAGCATCAGGGTTTTGGTCAATAAAATTATCGAGCACACCTTTGCCTCTCACAAGATCAAAAAGAAAAATGGTTTCAACTAAACGTTGTTTAGCCTCAATATTTTTAGGCTGTCTAGTGATCAACTCTCGTAAGACCTCTTCAGCCTCATCATAACGTTTCTGGGTGATCAGAAATTGGGCGAGATCATAATCGTATTGTGCTTGCTCTGGCGACAACTGAATCAGAGTTCGATAATCTTTCTCTAGAGCCGGCTTATCTTTTAATTCCCGATTTAAGCCGGCCCTTAGTAGTAAGTATTGCGTATTGCTCGAAGCAATGTTCAATGCTTTATTAAGATAAGATAGGGCCTCTGTAGTCTTACCTTGGTCCTTAGCAATAACTGCCTTTAACGCAAAAACCGCATCATCTTGCGGGTTCACTTTTAATACACGATCAATGAGGGCTTCTGCTTGTTGATAAGATTTTTGCCCAATAAGAGCTGCAGCTTTTATCCGTATACCATCGATATTATTACTATCCAGTACCAATATTTCTTCTGTAATTTCTATTGCTTCTTCGAAGCGCTGGCTATACACCAGCAGTTGAGCCACATCGATCCGAGCCTCGATGTTACTATCGTCAAGCTTCATAGCGATAGACATATTTTCGAAAATTAAAGGGACATTGTTGCTATCTTTGGCTAGAAGCCCAAGTGCATAATAAGCTTGTGCATATTGGGGACGACGTTGGATAGCATTTAGAAATTCAATACGCGCTTTTTCTAGTTCCCCTTTCTCATAAAAAGCTTGGCCGCGATTATAAAATTTTTCAGCCGCTTCCTCTTTGCTCGTGCATGCCTGCAACAAATACAAATTCAATAGTACAAATAAAATAACAGTTACTCGACGACCAACGCCATAAAAAGTTATCACTTTAAGACCTTTTACCATTAACTATTCGTAAGATCATGGTTTAACTTGTCTAATAAACTAAAAGCTCCCTCAATTTCAGCAGAATCCAAGCTCACCAGTTTGCACTTCATTTTTTCAGGTATGTCTATTGCCCGCTTTTGTAAATTAGCCCCCTGACTCGTCAAGTGGATAAACTTTTTTCTTTTATCCTCTTCACCATTTACAATTTTAAGCAAACCTTTGTCGGCCATCTTTTTCACTACCAGCGTAAGCGAACCAGTATCAATGTAGGTAACGGTAGCAAGTTCCGACATAGAGATTTTATCTTCCTCCCATAATGCCATCATAACGAGATACTGAGGGTAGCTCAGCCCTATTTCATCCAGCAGAGGCTTGTAACTACGAGTCATAGCATTGGAGGCAATATAAAGACGGTGGCAAAGCTGACTTTTTAGATTTAATTCATGTTTTTTCATACTCATATGATAGTTTGCACACAAAGTTCTTGCAATATTTAACTTCTCTGGTAAATTACTTTGCATACAAAATAAATTTACTATTGGAGACCCAAAGTATGAGTAAGCCAGAAAAGATTCTTTATACTGCTATCACTAAAACTACAGGTGGCCGTGAAGGAACAGCCAAATCATCGGATGGAAATCTAGATGTACGCCTAACGATGCCTAAAGAATTAGGTGGTTCTGGAGAAGCAGGCACTAACCCTGAACAACTTTTCGCAGCAGGATACTCGGCATGTTTTATTGGTGCTATGGGTGTTGCAGCCGGCATACAAAAGGTGACTTTACCTGCCGATACCACAGTTGATGCTGAAGTCGGCATTGGGCCTTCAAACGGTGGCTTCGGTTTACAAGTGCTGCTAAAAGTTAGTCTACCTGGGCTAGAGAATGCCAATGAGCTGGTAAAGCAAGCACATCAAATATGCCCTTATTCTAATGCTACTAGAAATAATATAGACGTGAGTATAGAGGTATCCAACTAGAGTAAATTTGGGTCAGCGATTGCTGACCCTAAATAGTTTTACCCGGCAAATAGCGTATTAACTGTGGCTGAGCGATGGCAATAAAAGCTGCCACGCGAGCTTCGCTTTCAGCGATATTTTCATGCTTCAATACCGGTGTTACCACACGAACTAATGAACCATCCGTTCGGTTTTTCTTAAAGGCATCTCGTAGCAGCATCCATTTTTTTAAATACTCATTGGCAACCACCTCACCTCGCTCAACAAACCAGTAGTACACCAGTTGGGATTCATTACCTTTACGAATTAATGCGCGGTTAACCGGCATATTATTGACTACCGTTCGATTAAATTCAGCAATTTCCCACCCACCACCAGGAATGCAAACTTTTGGCGAATGAGGTGATACACCTTTACGTTGACTATCATAGTAAGCAACATAAAAGTTAACCTGCTCTCCTTTATCAGTATGATTAGCATGGCTCTCTTTATAATTCACCATCAGATAGTCCGTTATCTGTAACTCGTCAACAATATCTTTGCTTAATGGCTGACGACGGCCTTGCCACTGTTCTAGCTGTAAAGGAAAAGAGGCAAAGCTTGTATTGTTAATCTTATGCTCTTCCCTCTTATCAATAAATGTAAGCATGATAGTGGCACAAACAAGTAGCATCGCGAAGAAGCTTTTTTGCACTAAGCTATTTTTTTTACTTAGTATGGTGATATGAGTTTGGTTTTTTTCTCCTTGCCCCTCTTGTTGTAGAGAAAACACCATAGCAAGCTTGCGCTTATTACCGAGTTGTTCAAGCACTACGATCTCTACTAACAAAATCGTCATGCATATTATAAAAACTACCCAGCCTTCAAAATCATGTAAAAATCCTTGCGCTATTTCTGCGCCATAATTTTCCACTAGGACACCCGTTAGTGCGATACGCACACTATTCATGATGATAGTAATAGGAATTGTAGAAACAAAAATAATGGTCTT
Protein-coding regions in this window:
- a CDS encoding organic hydroperoxide resistance protein, whose protein sequence is MSKPEKILYTAITKTTGGREGTAKSSDGNLDVRLTMPKELGGSGEAGTNPEQLFAAGYSACFIGAMGVAAGIQKVTLPADTTVDAEVGIGPSNGGFGLQVLLKVSLPGLENANELVKQAHQICPYSNATRNNIDVSIEVSN
- the xrtD gene encoding VPLPA-CTERM-specific exosortase XrtD codes for the protein MDSNKRHFSTPHVSTQHWTTIFFLFFLGALGVVLFWSGLATIFSRWAAQPEYSHGYLIPIVSIYIVWERREEVIPYLNSGSWWGIPICVLSIIILTVGEISALFLIIHYAFLIFLLGLSVVLIGRGTHLTLVPISILIFAIPLPYIIEVLLTSKMQLLSSSVGVAIIRFFDIPVYLSGNIIDMGEFKLHVVEACSGLRYLFPLTCIGFLAAYFYSAPWWKKTIIFVSTIPITIIMNSVRIALTGVLVENYGAEIAQGFLHDFEGWVVFIICMTILLVEIVVLEQLGNKRKLAMVFSLQQEGQGEKNQTHITILSKKNSLVQKSFFAMLLVCATIMLTFIDKREEHKINNTSFASFPLQLEQWQGRRQPLSKDIVDELQITDYLMVNYKESHANHTDKGEQVNFYVAYYDSQRKGVSPHSPKVCIPGGGWEIAEFNRTVVNNMPVNRALIRKGNESQLVYYWFVERGEVVANEYLKKWMLLRDAFKKNRTDGSLVRVVTPVLKHENIAESEARVAAFIAIAQPQLIRYLPGKTI
- a CDS encoding MarR family winged helix-turn-helix transcriptional regulator; translated protein: MQSNLPEKLNIARTLCANYHMSMKKHELNLKSQLCHRLYIASNAMTRSYKPLLDEIGLSYPQYLVMMALWEEDKISMSELATVTYIDTGSLTLVVKKMADKGLLKIVNGEEDKRKKFIHLTSQGANLQKRAIDIPEKMKCKLVSLDSAEIEGAFSLLDKLNHDLTNS